In the genome of Drosophila subpulchrella strain 33 F10 #4 breed RU33 chromosome 2L, RU_Dsub_v1.1 Primary Assembly, whole genome shotgun sequence, one region contains:
- the LOC119547560 gene encoding uncharacterized protein LOC119547560, whose amino-acid sequence MKFFRAVSSLLIITSLAQGKTYEDLVCSLEPRPVGLCVNRIVGYTYSELRNRCVIYEARGCDVRGNYFTNRDDCEVKCKPASTLTTSLFSYYVERYFFKIRNLLRRMFNSNLENGWKMQNREERGGERAGRLVEICVFLPRAVAKNGEIQSEREDYDLEGTLEADVDAVFAKLH is encoded by the exons ATGAAGTTCTTCAGAGCTGTATCCTCGTTGCTTATCATAACGAGTCTTGCTCAAGGAAAGACGTATGAGGATC TCGTCTGTTCCTTGGAACCCCGGCCAGTGGGGCTTTGTGTCAACCGAATTGTGGGATATACCTATTCGGAGTTAAGGAACCGGTGCGTAATCTATGAGGCCAGGGGATGTGATGTGAGGGGAAACTACTTTACTAACAGGGACGACTGTGAGGTCAAATGCAAGCCGGCGTCCACCCTTACAACTAGTCTCTTCAGTTATTATGTGGaaagatattttttcaaaattcgcAACCTTTTAAGAAGAATGTTTAATTCAAATTT GGAAAATGGATGGAAAATGCAGAACAGGGAAGAGCGGGGTGGTGAAAGGGCTGGCAGATTGGTGGAAATCTGTGTG TTTCTGCCACGAGCCGTCGCCAAAAACGGGGAAATTCAATCAGAGCGGGAGGATTACGATTTGGAGGGGACTTTGGAAGCGGATGTGGATGCAGTGTTCGCAAAATTGCATTAG